In one Mycobacterium sp. NBC_00419 genomic region, the following are encoded:
- a CDS encoding DUF5997 family protein, with the protein MSRPNAQSMKPATAAKKLDVYLPATPPEFQQNATTRNELAALLADPPQWLKDLRKNGPHPKNLVAAKLGISISGLTRGGVTEALTTEQIDALLAEKPDWLIAERESYQAVLSEERRLKALRAEKAR; encoded by the coding sequence ATGAGCCGGCCGAACGCGCAGTCCATGAAACCCGCCACGGCGGCCAAGAAGCTGGACGTGTACCTGCCCGCGACACCGCCGGAATTCCAGCAGAATGCGACCACCCGCAACGAGCTGGCCGCCCTGCTGGCGGACCCGCCGCAGTGGCTCAAGGACCTCCGCAAGAACGGGCCGCATCCGAAGAACCTGGTGGCGGCCAAGCTGGGCATCTCGATCTCCGGCCTCACCCGTGGCGGTGTCACCGAGGCGCTGACCACCGAGCAGATCGACGCGCTGCTCGCCGAGAAGCCGGACTGGCTGATCGCCGAACGCGAGAGCTACCAGGCGGTGCTCAGCGAGGAGCGGCGCCTCAAGGCACTACGCGCCGAGAAGGCCCGCTGA
- a CDS encoding LysR family transcriptional regulator substrate-binding protein, with protein MVSPSLSSLTLGYVPGVTPAKWARIWAQRHRETSLRLCTVSAADAAAEVRAGTVDLALLRLPADTSALAVIPIYEETTVAVVPTDHLLSAADEISTADLRDEPTLLPLDDVVAWVDAPGVPVEHRPETTTDAIQLVAAGLGVLVVPQSLARLYHRKDLTYRPIVDGPTCTVALAFPAGPPSALVEEFTGIVRGRTAGSSRGQAEPAPKRTAREKTLAKQAARAAAGKVARKPGSTKRRQP; from the coding sequence GTGGTTTCGCCCTCACTGTCCTCACTCACCCTCGGGTATGTCCCCGGGGTGACGCCGGCGAAGTGGGCGCGGATCTGGGCGCAGCGCCACCGTGAGACGTCACTGCGGTTGTGCACCGTTTCCGCCGCCGATGCAGCCGCCGAAGTGCGCGCCGGGACAGTCGATTTGGCGCTGCTGCGGCTGCCGGCCGACACCTCAGCCTTGGCCGTCATCCCGATCTACGAGGAGACGACGGTGGCGGTGGTGCCGACCGATCACCTCCTGAGTGCAGCCGACGAGATCTCGACCGCGGATCTCCGCGATGAGCCGACGCTGCTGCCACTCGACGACGTCGTCGCGTGGGTGGACGCGCCCGGCGTCCCGGTCGAGCATCGACCCGAAACCACCACGGACGCAATACAACTCGTCGCCGCAGGACTGGGCGTGCTCGTCGTCCCGCAGTCGCTGGCCCGGCTGTATCACCGCAAGGATCTCACCTATCGCCCGATCGTCGACGGGCCGACGTGCACGGTGGCGCTGGCCTTCCCGGCGGGGCCGCCGTCGGCATTGGTCGAGGAGTTCACCGGGATCGTGCGGGGCCGCACAGCCGGTTCGTCGCGGGGTCAGGCCGAGCCGGCACCCAAGCGCACCGCGCGGGAGAAGACGCTGGCCAAGCAGGCCGCCCGCGCCGCCGCGGGCAAGGTGGCCCGCAAGCCCGGCTCGACCAAACGGCGCCAGCCGTAA
- a CDS encoding phytanoyl-CoA dioxygenase family protein encodes MTALTHVPATTSPAELADHLRRDGYVIVDNLVPESLMDTIGDELGPYLDSTPMGYNAMIGQKTRRTGALVARSPACRTLIQNPSILGVCQGFLGHASAFQLMLTQVISIEPGETDQALHRDQNAFDFYPFPDDYHVQCNTLWAMTDYTAEMGATRVVPGSQVGDKKPTDYADDECLHAEMSRGSVLLYSGKIVHSGAANRSQQVRRAINVNYCVGWVRQEENQFLSVPTEVARTLDDDLLKLIGYQEGAWAMGYFRDFEDPLRAIRGDAVAYGFDAAKLTGGAGAAYANLVTHSE; translated from the coding sequence ATGACCGCGCTCACGCACGTTCCCGCCACCACCTCCCCGGCTGAACTTGCCGACCATCTCCGCCGCGACGGTTACGTCATCGTCGACAACCTGGTCCCGGAATCGTTGATGGACACCATCGGCGACGAACTGGGCCCCTATCTCGACTCGACGCCCATGGGTTACAACGCGATGATCGGTCAGAAGACCCGGCGCACCGGCGCACTGGTGGCCCGTTCGCCGGCCTGCCGCACGCTGATCCAGAATCCGAGCATCCTCGGTGTATGCCAGGGCTTCCTCGGCCACGCCAGCGCTTTCCAGCTGATGCTGACCCAGGTGATCTCGATCGAACCGGGCGAAACCGACCAGGCCCTGCACCGCGACCAGAACGCGTTCGACTTCTACCCGTTCCCCGACGACTACCACGTGCAGTGCAACACGCTGTGGGCGATGACCGACTACACCGCGGAGATGGGCGCCACCCGGGTGGTGCCGGGAAGTCAGGTCGGTGACAAGAAGCCGACTGACTACGCCGACGACGAGTGCCTGCACGCCGAGATGTCGCGCGGTTCGGTGCTGCTCTACTCCGGCAAGATCGTGCACAGCGGTGCCGCCAACCGCAGCCAGCAGGTTCGCCGTGCCATCAACGTCAACTACTGCGTCGGGTGGGTCCGCCAGGAGGAGAACCAATTCCTTTCGGTGCCAACCGAAGTCGCACGCACCCTCGACGACGACCTGCTGAAGCTGATCGGCTACCAGGAGGGCGCGTGGGCCATGGGCTACTTCCGCGACTTCGAGGACCCGCTGCGGGCGATCCGCGGCGACGCGGTCGCCTACGGTTTCGACGCCGCCAAGCTCACCGGTGGCGCCGGTGCCGCGTACGCCAACCTGGTCACCCACAGCGAGTGA
- the ygiD gene encoding 4,5-DOPA dioxygenase extradiol: MPAAFIGHGSPMNALESNRYTAAWRQFGQSVLDEFGRPRAILAISAHWYINATAVTAMAQPRTIHDFYGFPTELFEMQYPAPGLPDLAEEIADVVEPTWVGADLDSWGIDHGTWSVLAHAFPDYSVPVVQLSINAYKPLEYHLELGAKLASLRERGVLIVGSGNVVHNLGAMEPAMGESGFDWAQRFDDVARAQILDNPSEAAGLQADADYRAAVPTPDHFIPLLYFAGLVAAQDDKPAVLTDGCEYGSLSMTSYTLGATL; the protein is encoded by the coding sequence ATGCCTGCCGCCTTCATCGGGCACGGCAGCCCGATGAACGCGCTGGAGTCCAATCGCTACACCGCGGCCTGGCGTCAGTTCGGGCAGTCGGTGCTCGACGAATTCGGCAGGCCGCGCGCCATCCTGGCGATCAGCGCGCACTGGTACATCAACGCCACGGCGGTCACCGCGATGGCACAGCCGCGAACGATCCACGACTTCTACGGCTTTCCCACCGAACTCTTCGAGATGCAGTACCCGGCACCGGGTCTGCCGGATCTCGCCGAGGAGATCGCCGACGTGGTGGAGCCCACCTGGGTGGGCGCCGACCTCGACAGCTGGGGTATCGACCACGGCACCTGGTCGGTACTGGCGCACGCCTTCCCGGATTACTCGGTGCCGGTGGTCCAACTGTCGATCAACGCCTACAAGCCGCTGGAGTACCACCTCGAACTCGGCGCCAAGCTGGCATCGCTGCGCGAGCGCGGTGTCCTGATCGTCGGCAGCGGCAACGTCGTGCACAACCTGGGTGCGATGGAGCCCGCGATGGGGGAGAGTGGCTTCGACTGGGCGCAACGGTTCGACGACGTCGCGCGGGCCCAGATCCTCGACAATCCGTCGGAGGCGGCAGGGCTGCAGGCCGATGCCGACTACCGCGCGGCAGTGCCCACCCCTGATCACTTCATCCCGCTGCTCTACTTCGCCGGGCTGGTTGCCGCCCAGGACGACAAGCCCGCGGTGCTTACCGACGGCTGCGAGTACGGCTCGCTGTCGATGACGTCCTACACCCTGGGCGCGACCCTCTAG
- a CDS encoding NAD(P)/FAD-dependent oxidoreductase has protein sequence MTERFDLVIAGGGPSGSAAAWQAAQTGAKVVVLDKAEFPRDKPCGDGLTARAVSYLQKMGLAHEVSQFHRISGVTVYSPSEWDLSFPQRPGMPDHGHTASRSELDTMLLKHAESAGAVVRQGAEVAGPELDERGRVIGVVLKNGEKIYGDAVIAADGAYSPIKRALKIDSDYNGYSAIAIRSEMHANRADSDRFEIYLKLLFQGDQLPGYGWIFPMGGGRFNIGLGYVNSYKNWQAINATHFFGDFLNSLPREWELPSVDELKKNKTVRAWRLPMGFTAWPPWRPGVLFAGDSLGAGKPVSGAGISKALESGLAAGECALAALENGGPDDFTNYQLRMEAAWGREYKRGRFFNKLAGYPQVAGTGLKLLDNHTFRDFLLKSLYKKQQSPSHT, from the coding sequence GTGACCGAGCGATTCGACCTGGTGATTGCCGGCGGCGGTCCCTCAGGTTCCGCCGCAGCGTGGCAGGCCGCGCAGACCGGCGCCAAAGTGGTGGTCCTGGACAAAGCGGAGTTCCCCCGCGACAAGCCCTGCGGTGACGGCCTGACCGCCCGCGCGGTCAGCTATCTGCAGAAGATGGGCCTGGCCCACGAGGTGTCGCAGTTCCACCGCATCAGCGGTGTGACGGTGTACTCGCCCTCGGAGTGGGACCTGTCCTTCCCACAACGTCCCGGCATGCCCGACCACGGCCACACCGCCAGCCGCAGCGAGCTGGACACGATGCTGCTCAAGCACGCCGAGTCCGCAGGCGCGGTGGTCCGTCAGGGCGCCGAGGTAGCCGGGCCGGAACTCGACGAACGCGGCCGGGTGATCGGCGTGGTCCTCAAGAACGGCGAGAAGATCTACGGCGACGCGGTCATCGCGGCCGACGGCGCCTACTCCCCCATCAAGCGGGCCTTGAAGATCGACTCGGACTACAACGGCTACTCCGCGATCGCGATCCGCTCGGAGATGCACGCCAACCGGGCCGACTCCGACCGCTTCGAGATCTACCTCAAGCTGCTGTTCCAGGGCGACCAACTGCCCGGCTACGGCTGGATTTTCCCGATGGGCGGCGGCCGGTTCAACATCGGGCTGGGCTACGTCAACAGCTACAAGAACTGGCAGGCCATCAACGCCACCCATTTCTTCGGCGACTTCCTCAACAGTCTGCCGCGCGAGTGGGAGCTGCCGTCGGTCGACGAATTGAAGAAGAACAAGACCGTGCGGGCGTGGCGACTGCCGATGGGCTTCACCGCCTGGCCGCCGTGGCGTCCCGGGGTGTTGTTCGCCGGCGACTCGCTGGGTGCCGGCAAGCCGGTGTCCGGTGCGGGCATCTCCAAGGCACTCGAATCCGGTCTGGCTGCCGGCGAGTGCGCGCTGGCCGCGCTGGAGAACGGCGGGCCCGACGACTTCACCAACTACCAGCTGCGGATGGAAGCAGCGTGGGGCCGGGAGTACAAGCGGGGCCGCTTCTTCAACAAGCTCGCCGGCTACCCGCAGGTCGCCGGGACGGGTCTGAAGCTGCTCGACAACCACACCTTCCGCGACTTCCTGCTCAAGTCGCTGTACAAGAAGCAACAAAGCCCGTCGCACACCTAG
- a CDS encoding TetR/AcrR family transcriptional regulator: MRRVTRSRPGGDSGKVDARSERWREHRKKVRAEIVDASFRAIDQRGPEVSLREIAEEAGTAKPKIYRHFTDKSDLFAAIGARLRDMLWTAIFPNVDFAKDPVREVIRRSVAEYVNLVDQHPNVLRFMLQGRFPEQSESTVRALNEGREITMGIAEMFNHELREMELDPAALQLAASATFGSASAATDWWLGADPDSPRRMPSDDFVKHLTTIMLGTINGTAELLGIDLDQNRPIRDAMPRRAAVS; this comes from the coding sequence GTGCGCAGAGTGACGCGATCGCGGCCGGGGGGCGATTCGGGCAAAGTCGACGCGCGTAGCGAACGGTGGCGTGAGCACCGCAAGAAGGTCCGCGCGGAGATCGTCGACGCCTCGTTCCGGGCGATCGACCAGCGCGGCCCCGAAGTCAGCCTGCGTGAGATCGCCGAGGAAGCCGGCACCGCCAAGCCGAAGATCTACCGGCACTTCACCGACAAGTCCGATCTGTTCGCCGCGATCGGCGCCCGGCTGCGCGACATGCTGTGGACTGCGATCTTCCCCAATGTCGACTTCGCCAAGGACCCGGTCCGCGAGGTGATCCGCCGCAGCGTCGCCGAATACGTGAACCTCGTCGACCAGCACCCCAACGTGCTGCGCTTCATGCTGCAGGGCCGCTTCCCCGAGCAGTCCGAGTCCACGGTGCGGGCCCTCAACGAGGGACGCGAGATCACCATGGGTATCGCCGAGATGTTCAACCACGAACTGCGTGAGATGGAGCTCGACCCGGCGGCGCTGCAGCTGGCCGCCTCGGCGACGTTCGGTTCGGCTTCGGCGGCCACCGACTGGTGGCTGGGTGCCGACCCTGACAGCCCGCGGCGGATGCCGTCGGACGACTTCGTCAAACACTTGACGACGATCATGCTCGGCACCATCAACGGAACCGCCGAACTGCTGGGGATCGACCTCGACCAGAACCGGCCGATCCGCGACGCGATGCCGCGCCGCGCCGCCGTCAGCTGA
- a CDS encoding flavin-containing monooxygenase, whose amino-acid sequence MTVAASQAPTESTTAEPVHTRALVIGTGFSGLGMAIELQRRGVDFLILEKADDVGGTWRDNTYPGCACDIPAHLYSFSFEPKADWNHMWSFQPEILAYLRGVTDKYGLRRYIRFGAHVDRAHWDDTEYRWHVFTKDGQEYVAQFLISGAGALHIPSVPDIEGLDEFGGSAFHSAQWDHDVDLTGKRVAVVGTGASAIQIVPQIVDQVGQLQLYQRTPAWVLPRRNDAIPARLREAFASVPGARALVRNGIYWFQESLGFAMTKRPALLTLGEMAGKWNIRHQVRDPQLRRRLTPSYRVGCKRVLFSDNYFRAIANPRSELVTDGIARITRTGIVTTDGTERDVDVIVFATGFHVTDSYTYVDIKGLGGEDLVDRWNREGVQAHRGVAVADMPNLFFLLGPNTGLGHNSVVFMIESQIGYVGQAIAAVDKAGAQALAPTRAAQDAFNAELHEDLERSVWNTGGCSSWYLDEHGKNRTLWSGMTWQYWLATRSLKRSEYRFSGVRPRRWPRVFRRALAS is encoded by the coding sequence ATGACCGTCGCCGCATCGCAGGCCCCCACCGAATCCACGACCGCGGAGCCGGTGCATACCCGCGCGCTCGTCATCGGGACCGGATTCTCCGGCCTGGGAATGGCCATCGAACTGCAGCGCCGCGGCGTCGACTTCCTGATCCTGGAGAAGGCCGACGACGTCGGGGGCACCTGGCGGGACAACACCTACCCCGGATGCGCCTGCGATATCCCGGCACACCTGTATTCGTTCTCGTTCGAGCCCAAGGCGGACTGGAACCACATGTGGTCCTTCCAGCCCGAGATCCTGGCCTACCTCCGGGGCGTCACCGACAAGTACGGGCTGCGTCGCTACATCCGCTTCGGAGCCCACGTCGACCGGGCGCACTGGGACGACACCGAATACCGCTGGCATGTCTTCACCAAAGACGGCCAGGAGTACGTCGCGCAGTTCCTCATCTCCGGCGCCGGCGCACTGCACATCCCGTCCGTCCCCGACATCGAGGGGCTCGACGAGTTCGGCGGGTCGGCGTTCCACTCCGCGCAGTGGGACCACGACGTCGATCTCACGGGTAAGCGCGTCGCCGTGGTCGGCACCGGCGCCAGCGCCATCCAGATCGTGCCGCAGATCGTCGACCAGGTGGGGCAGTTGCAGCTCTACCAACGCACCCCGGCCTGGGTGCTGCCGCGGCGCAACGACGCGATCCCGGCCCGGCTGCGGGAGGCCTTCGCCAGCGTGCCCGGCGCCCGCGCGCTGGTGCGCAACGGCATCTACTGGTTCCAGGAGTCTCTGGGTTTCGCGATGACCAAGCGCCCCGCGCTGCTGACCCTCGGCGAGATGGCCGGCAAGTGGAACATTCGCCACCAGGTCCGCGACCCGCAGCTGCGCCGCAGGCTCACGCCGAGCTATCGCGTCGGCTGCAAGCGGGTCCTGTTCTCGGACAACTACTTCCGGGCGATCGCCAATCCCCGCTCGGAGCTGGTGACCGACGGGATCGCCCGGATCACCCGCACCGGAATCGTCACCACCGACGGAACCGAGCGCGACGTCGACGTCATCGTGTTCGCCACCGGGTTCCACGTCACCGACTCCTACACCTACGTCGACATCAAGGGCCTCGGCGGCGAGGATCTGGTGGACCGGTGGAACCGCGAGGGCGTCCAGGCGCACCGCGGGGTCGCGGTGGCCGACATGCCGAACCTGTTCTTCCTGCTGGGCCCCAACACCGGGCTGGGACACAACTCGGTGGTCTTCATGATCGAGTCCCAGATCGGCTACGTCGGGCAGGCGATCGCCGCGGTCGACAAGGCCGGAGCCCAGGCGCTGGCGCCGACCCGGGCGGCGCAGGACGCGTTCAACGCCGAGTTGCACGAGGACCTGGAGCGATCGGTGTGGAACACCGGCGGATGCAGCAGCTGGTACCTCGACGAGCACGGCAAGAACCGCACGCTGTGGAGCGGCATGACCTGGCAGTACTGGCTGGCGACGCGTTCGCTGAAACGCTCGGAGTACCGGTTCTCCGGCGTGCGCCCGCGCCGGTGGCCCAGGGTGTTTCGGCGGGCACTGGCCAGCTGA
- the nrdF gene encoding class 1b ribonucleoside-diphosphate reductase subunit beta codes for MSDGTKLIDRATAINWNRVIDEKDAEVWDRLTGNFWLPEKVPVSNDIPSWNTLTDAEKQLTMRVFTGLTLLDTIQSTVGSVSMIPDALTPHEEAVLTNITFMESVHAKSYSSIFSTLCSTVDIDEAFRWSEENVNLQRKAQIILDYYRGDDPLKRKIASVFLEAFLFYSGFYLPMYWSSRAKLTNTADLIRLIIRDEAVHAYYIGYKFQKGYALASEERKQDLKDYAYELLFTLYENEIEYTQDLYDAVGLTEDVKKYLRYNANKALMNMGFEALFPKDETEVNPAILSALSPNADENHDFFSGSGSSYVIGKAVVTEDDDWDF; via the coding sequence GTGAGCGATGGGACGAAGCTGATCGACCGGGCAACGGCGATCAACTGGAACCGTGTCATTGATGAGAAGGACGCCGAGGTTTGGGACCGGCTGACCGGCAACTTCTGGTTGCCCGAAAAGGTGCCGGTGTCCAACGACATCCCGTCCTGGAACACGCTGACCGACGCCGAGAAGCAGCTGACCATGCGGGTGTTCACCGGCCTGACCCTGCTCGACACCATCCAGAGCACCGTGGGTTCGGTCAGCATGATCCCCGACGCGCTCACCCCGCACGAAGAAGCGGTGCTGACCAACATCACCTTCATGGAGTCGGTGCACGCCAAGAGCTACAGCTCCATCTTCTCCACGCTGTGCTCGACCGTCGACATCGACGAAGCCTTCCGCTGGTCGGAGGAGAACGTCAACCTGCAGCGCAAGGCGCAGATCATCCTCGACTACTACCGTGGCGACGACCCGCTCAAGCGCAAGATCGCCTCGGTGTTCCTCGAAGCGTTCCTGTTCTACTCCGGCTTCTACCTGCCGATGTACTGGTCGAGCCGGGCCAAGCTGACCAACACCGCCGACCTGATCCGGCTGATCATCCGCGACGAGGCGGTGCACGCCTACTACATCGGCTACAAGTTCCAGAAGGGGTATGCGCTCGCGAGCGAGGAGCGCAAGCAGGATCTCAAGGACTACGCCTACGAGCTGCTGTTTACCTTGTACGAGAACGAGATTGAGTACACCCAGGATCTCTACGACGCGGTCGGCCTGACCGAGGACGTCAAGAAGTACCTGCGCTACAACGCCAACAAGGCGCTGATGAACATGGGCTTCGAGGCGCTGTTCCCCAAGGACGAGACCGAGGTGAACCCGGCCATCCTGTCGGCGCTGTCGCCGAACGCCGACGAGAACCACGACTTCTTCTCCGGTTCGGGGTCGAGCTACGTGATCGGCAAGGCCGTCGTCACCGAAGACGACGACTGGGACTTCTAG
- a CDS encoding MlaE family ABC transporter permease, which yields MTYRAVFPGIVHALGRPGKVLSRIGDQTLFYARAIAGIPYAVRWYRTEIVRLIAEISMGAGVLAMIGGTLVVVGFLTVATGGTLAVQGYSSLGNIGIEALTGFLAAFINVRISAPVVAGIGLAATFGAGVTAQLGAMRVSEEIDALEAMSIRPIAFLVSTRIAAGMVSIAPLYAVAVILSFLASRYTTVALLGQSAGLYDHYFSTFLNPIDLLWSFTQAILMALAILLIHTYFGFFASGGPSGVGVATGDAVRTSLVVVVSVTLLISLAIYGGGGRFNLAG from the coding sequence GTGACGTACCGGGCGGTCTTCCCCGGAATCGTCCACGCCCTCGGGCGGCCGGGCAAGGTGTTGAGCCGCATCGGCGATCAGACGTTGTTCTATGCCAGGGCGATTGCGGGCATCCCATACGCGGTGCGCTGGTACCGCACTGAGATCGTCCGGCTGATCGCCGAGATCAGCATGGGCGCCGGCGTGCTGGCGATGATCGGCGGGACGCTCGTCGTCGTCGGCTTTCTGACCGTGGCCACCGGCGGCACGCTGGCCGTGCAGGGTTACAGCTCGCTGGGCAATATCGGTATCGAAGCGCTCACCGGGTTCCTCGCGGCCTTCATCAACGTGCGGATCTCGGCGCCGGTGGTCGCCGGGATCGGTCTGGCCGCCACGTTCGGCGCGGGGGTGACCGCCCAGCTCGGGGCGATGCGGGTCAGTGAAGAGATCGACGCCCTCGAAGCGATGTCGATCCGGCCGATCGCGTTTCTGGTCAGTACCCGGATCGCCGCCGGAATGGTGTCGATCGCACCGCTCTACGCGGTCGCGGTCATCCTGTCGTTTCTGGCCAGCCGCTACACCACCGTCGCGCTGCTCGGGCAGTCAGCGGGCCTCTACGACCACTACTTCTCGACGTTCCTCAACCCGATCGACCTGTTGTGGTCGTTCACCCAGGCCATCTTGATGGCATTGGCAATCCTGTTGATACACACCTATTTCGGCTTCTTCGCCTCAGGTGGACCCTCAGGTGTCGGCGTCGCGACCGGCGATGCCGTGCGCACGTCGCTGGTCGTCGTCGTGTCGGTGACGCTGCTCATCTCGCTGGCCATCTACGGCGGCGGAGGCAGGTTCAATCTGGCGGGCTGA
- a CDS encoding DUF3349 domain-containing protein translates to MTSPSLVHKVLNWLRAGYPSGVPGPDRVPLLALLRSTPLSEDQVKEVVREIAAAEADAQAGHQIDHDEIAAFIKDVAHHDAGPENVRRVAATLAAAGWPLAGIDLDADEN, encoded by the coding sequence GTGACTTCGCCCTCGCTCGTCCACAAGGTCCTCAACTGGCTGCGCGCCGGTTATCCCAGCGGGGTTCCCGGGCCGGACCGGGTGCCGCTGCTGGCACTGCTTCGCAGCACTCCGCTGTCCGAGGATCAGGTCAAGGAGGTGGTCCGCGAGATCGCCGCAGCCGAGGCTGACGCGCAGGCCGGCCACCAGATCGACCACGACGAGATCGCCGCGTTCATCAAAGACGTGGCACACCACGACGCCGGTCCGGAGAACGTCCGCCGGGTGGCCGCGACCCTGGCGGCAGCGGGCTGGCCGCTTGCCGGGATCGACCTGGACGCCGACGAGAACTAG
- a CDS encoding NAD(P)-dependent alcohol dehydrogenase, translating to MSTVTAYAATSASEPLAKTTVTRRDVGPHDVEFDIHFAGICHSDIHTVRAEWGQPSYPVVPGHEIAGIVTAVGSEVSAFAVGDRVGVGCFVDSCRECKNCKAGLEQYCTGGGNVGTYNAIGRDGLPTYGGYSGSIVVDENYVLRIPEGLGLDAAAPLLCAGITTYSPLRHWNAGPGKRIAVVGLGGLGHMAVKLGAAMGAEVTVLSQSLKKMEDGLRLGASHYYATGDPATFKKLRSSFDLILNTVSADLDLGRFLGMLDLDGTFVELGLPENPLVVPSFPLVGMRRNLSGSMIGGIAETQEMLDFCAQHNLGSEIEVIEPDYINEAYERVIASDVRYRFVIDTESLRDN from the coding sequence ATGAGCACAGTTACCGCCTACGCAGCGACATCGGCCAGCGAGCCGCTGGCCAAGACCACCGTCACCCGCCGCGATGTCGGGCCGCACGACGTCGAGTTCGACATCCACTTCGCCGGCATCTGCCACTCCGACATCCACACCGTGCGCGCCGAATGGGGCCAGCCCAGCTACCCCGTGGTGCCCGGCCACGAGATCGCCGGCATCGTCACCGCGGTCGGTTCCGAGGTCTCCGCATTCGCGGTCGGCGACCGGGTGGGCGTGGGCTGTTTCGTCGACTCGTGCCGGGAGTGCAAGAACTGCAAGGCCGGCCTGGAGCAGTACTGCACCGGTGGCGGCAACGTCGGCACCTACAACGCGATCGGCCGCGACGGTCTGCCCACCTATGGCGGCTACAGCGGCAGCATCGTCGTCGACGAGAACTACGTGCTGCGTATCCCCGAGGGGCTCGGCCTGGACGCCGCCGCACCGCTGCTGTGCGCAGGCATCACGACGTATTCGCCACTTCGGCACTGGAATGCCGGTCCCGGCAAGCGAATTGCCGTCGTGGGCCTCGGCGGCCTGGGCCATATGGCGGTCAAGCTCGGAGCGGCGATGGGCGCCGAGGTGACGGTGCTGTCGCAGTCGCTGAAGAAGATGGAGGACGGCCTGCGGTTGGGCGCCAGCCACTACTACGCCACCGGCGACCCCGCCACCTTCAAGAAGCTTCGTAGCTCCTTCGACCTGATCCTCAACACCGTCTCAGCCGATCTCGACCTGGGCCGGTTCCTCGGGATGCTGGACCTCGACGGCACGTTCGTCGAGCTCGGTCTGCCCGAAAACCCCCTCGTCGTGCCGTCTTTCCCGCTGGTGGGTATGCGGCGCAACCTGTCGGGCTCGATGATCGGTGGTATCGCCGAAACCCAGGAGATGCTGGACTTCTGCGCCCAGCACAACCTCGGCTCCGAAATCGAAGTGATCGAGCCGGATTACATCAACGAAGCCTACGAACGGGTTATCGCCAGCGACGTCCGCTACCGGTTCGTCATCGACACGGAGTCGCTGCGCGACAACTAG
- a CDS encoding YciI family protein, translated as MFHVLTINYDKPVEVIDQTRPAHLAWLNDEVAAGRILLAGRQDSGAGGVLITGDITVEDAQDIIARDPYTLAGIVSYERLSFNGGVRAPGL; from the coding sequence GTGTTCCATGTGCTGACGATCAACTATGACAAGCCGGTCGAGGTCATCGACCAGACCCGGCCCGCCCATCTCGCCTGGCTCAACGACGAAGTCGCCGCGGGACGCATCCTGCTGGCCGGCCGCCAGGACTCCGGCGCCGGTGGAGTGCTGATCACCGGTGACATCACCGTCGAGGACGCCCAGGACATCATCGCGCGCGACCCCTACACGCTTGCCGGTATCGTCAGCTACGAACGTCTCTCGTTCAACGGCGGAGTCCGCGCACCGGGGCTCTAG